The sequence GGAAGTGGTTGGTCACCAGCTCGTAGACGTCCTGCCTGGTCTTGTAGGTCTTCAGCAGGTCGGTGGAGAACACTTCGTCGAGCAGGTCCTCGATCCCAGCGGCCCGAACGGCAGCCTCCAGCATCGCCGGCGAGCCGTTGGACAGGATCGCCAGCCGGTTGCCGTCGTCCTTGAGGCGCTTCAGAACGGTGGGGACTTCCTGGTAGCAGTCGAGCTTCCAATAGGCGTCGAGCAGCCGCTGGCGCAGGTCCGCATCGCTCTTTCCCGTCATCGCCATCGCCGTGTCCAGCGCCTGCTCGGTCAATGACCAGAAATCCAGGTAGCGGCCCATCAGAGCGCGTGTCCAGGAATATTCGAGCTGCTTCTGCCGCCACAGCGTCGACAGGCTTACAGCCTCCGGGCCGAGATCGCCGGCATGGCGGCGCACCGCCGCGTGCACGTCGAACAGCGTGCCGTAGGCGTCGAAGACATAGGCGGAGACAGGGCGAGTCGCGGAATGGGACATGGGCTTGGGGCCTTGGCGGGTGGGGCGCCCGGCATCGGGAGCCCTCTGGCGGCGCTGCCGCAATTTTGTTCAGCTGCCAAGCAAACAGCCAACCCGGCCCGAGGTCAAGGCTTCTTGTGCGCCGCACAAGAAGCCGGCTCAGGACGTCTCATGGGTTCGTCGGGGTGGTCCGTGCGGAAGCGAGCGAAAGGCAGCCCGCTGCGCAACATCATTCCCTAAATTTGGCGTAGCTGGATCGATTTGGACGGTGGCGCGGTGTGTGCGGAACATTTCGGTCCTTTTCCCGCGCGCGTGCGGGAGGGCCTTGACCTTCGCCGGCGAAGGGCGTTCGATCCCCACCAATCGCGCCAAGACGGATCGGGAGCAGAAGATGAGCGAATGGTCGCAAACCTGGAACTGGATCGACGGTAACTGGATCGAGGGCAATGCCCCGATCATGGGTACGCGTACCCACGCTTCATGGCTGGGCTCGTCGGTGTTCGACGGCGCGCGCGCCTTTGAAGGCGTGACGCCGGACCTCGATCTCCACTGTCAGCGCCTCAACGATTCCGCGGTTGCCCTTGGCCTCAACCCGGTGATGAAGGCCGGCGAGATGATGGAGCTGACGCAGGACGGCCTGTCCCGTTTCGCCCCCAATACGCCGGTCTATGTGAAGCCGATGTACTGGGCGGAAGGCGACGGCATCGGCACCATCGCCGGCGATGCGGCCTCCACCCGCTTCGCGCTCTGCCTGTTCGAGGCGGCTCTCGCGCCGAAGGATGCGGCGATCTCGCTGACCCTGTCGCCGTTCCGCCGCCCGACGCTGGAGACCATGCCGGTCAATGCGAAGGCCGGCTGCCTTTACCCGAACAACGCACGGGCCATCGTCGAGGCCAAGTCCCGCGGCTTCGACAATGCCATCGTGCTGGACATGCTCGGCAACGTCGCGGAGCTGACCACGGCCAACGTGTTCATGGTCAAGGACGGCGCCGTCCATACGCCGGCCTGGAACGGTACGTTCCTCAATGGCATCACCCGCCAGCGTATCATCAAGCTGCTGCGCGACGCCGGCACCGAGGTCTACGAGCGTACGCTCGGCTATGGCGACTTCCTGGATGCCGACGAGATCTTCTCGACCGGTAACTACAACAAGGTGGTTCCGGTCAAGCGGATCGAGGATCGCGAGCTGCAGCCGGGCCCGGTCGCTCAGCGCGCTCGCGACCTCTATTGGGAATTCGCCCACGGCTGAGCGGTTCGTGTGAACCGGACGGAATGATTGGAGCGGCGGTACGGCGAGGGTTGTGCCGCCGTTTCATTTTGCCTGGACGCGCGCCGGTCGCGGTCCCGACAGCGGGCCGACCAGCAGCGCTGCCAGCACCAGAAGGGCGGCGGCGGCCATCGACGGCCAGTAGAAGCTGCCCGTGGCATCGGCGATCAGGCCCGCCAGCGTCGGGCCGACCATCTGGCCGGTGCCGAAGCAGGCAGTCATCAGCGCCATCACCTTGCGCGGGTCCCCGCCGGCAAGGCGCCGTCCCTCGATCAGTCCCAGCGACGTGATGCCCATGAACGTGCCGCCGAGCAGGACGGCGGCCAGCGCCATGCCGGCGAGGCCGGAGAATGTCACGCTGGCGGCAACGCCGATGGCCTCTGCCAGGCAGGCGAGCGAGAAGGCCCAGGCCCCTCCCAGCCAGGCCGAGACCCGGCCCCAGACCCAGACGGATCCGGCCGCGGCCAGCCCCACCGCTGCCCAGGCGGGCGCCTCGAACGGGGCCAGCGTTTCCGACTGGCGCAGGATCGAGGTCAGGAAGGTGGCGGTTACCACATAGCCGATGCCGAACAGCGCATAGGCGATGGCGAGGCGCACAAGGGCAGGCGAGATGCGGGCGCGTGCAGGCGCTGCACTTGCCGCGGGCGAGGCGGTCATGCGCGGCGCCCGCGCCACCACGAAGAGAATGGCGCCCATGCTCAGCACTGCCGACACCAGGCCGCAGGCGGCCCACAGGCCCTGCCAGCCCGCGCCTTCGCGGGCCAGCCAGCCGACTGTCGCCGCCGACAGGGCGATGCCGATGCCGACGCCGGAGAAGAAGAACTGGGCGAGTTCGCCGCGCCCGGCCGCTGCCAGCCGGTCCAGCACCAGTGTGGAGCTGAACACCAGCACGCCGGCACTGGCGATGCCGCCGAAAAACCGCACCAGCGCGAGCCAGACGAGGCCGCCGTCGACCGCCATCAAGGCGGACGTCGCCGCGCTGCCGGCCAGGCTGAGCAGGAAGCCCGTGCCGATCTTGTCCTTGCTGACCGCCATCACGGCCAATGCGCCGATCAGATAGCCGAGATAATTGGCCGAAGCGATGAGTCCCGCCTGCGAGGCAGACAGCGGGATGGCTTCGCTCATGAAGGGCAGCACCGGCGTCAGCGCGAAGCGGCCGATGCCCATGGCGGCCGCCAAGGCGCAGAAACCGCCGAACGCGAGCAACACGGGGGAGGGGGCGGTGGTGCGTGGCTTGGCAATCATGCGGGGAAGAGCCTTGCGAAGCTTGGCAGGGAGGCGGGAGGCAAACCTAGCGCGTGAGACGCCGGGCCGGGAGGGGAAATCTGTCTGAGCGGCGAGAAAGCGGTGAGCGGGCGGTAACCGTGGAGGGCCCTGCGGCAACTGACGATGGAGAGGTCGGGAGGTGTCAGGGCTTTGGGAAAAAGGCGCATATGCCCGTTGCCGATTGAAGGTCGGGTGCCTATTTTGCCTTGTGTGACAGGCAGCCGACGCGATTTGCGGAAGGTTGCCCGCAACCCGGACCGACCGTCATCCGGCTGTCGGACCGAATGTCTTACAACCCACGCAGGCCGTCGCGGCAACGGCGCCCCGGCTTCCGCCTGCGAGTGTCGGCCGTCTGGCCGGCATCATTCTTTCGCCCCCGCCCTGAGGAGGTTTCCATGGCTTTTGAACTCCCGGACCTGCCCTATGCCTACGACGCGCTTGGCCCCTATATGTCGGCCGAGACGCTCGAGTATCACCACGACAAGCACCACATGGCCTATGTGACCAACGGCAACAACCTGCTGAAGGATTCCGGCCTTGAGGGCAAGTCGCTGGAGGACGTGGTCAAGGAGAGCTTCGGCAAGAACGCCGGTCTCTTCAACAATGCGGGCCAGCACTACAACCACATCCATTTCTGGAAGTGGATGAAGCCGAATGGCGGCGGCAACAAGCTGCCGGGCGGCCTGGCTTCGCGCATCGACTCCGACCTCGGCGGCTTCGACAAGTTCCGCGCGGACTTCATTGCCGCCGGCACCACGCAGTTCGGCTCCGGCTGGGCCTGGCTGGTGTTGAAGGACGGCAAGCTGGCCGTCACGAAGACCCCGAACGGCGAGAACCCGCTGGTGCACGGCGCAGTGCCGCTGCTGGGCGTCGATGTATGGGAGCACTCCTACTATATCGACTACCGCAACGCGCGCCCGAAGTACCTCGAGGCCTTCGTCGACAACCTGGTCAACTGGGACTATGTCGACGAGCTGTTCCAGGCCGCGTCGTAAGGCTTTACGCTCCGGCTCAAACGAAGAAGGCGGGTCCTCGCGGACCCGCCTTTTTTGTATCCCGGCCGGAACTTGCGGCTGTCGGCTGGTTCAGCGCCGGCTGCACTGGGCAGTGAAGACCAGCGTGAGATACCCGGAAATGTGGTTCAGGAACGCCCGGCACTCGGCCTCCGTCTGGAAGCAGCCTTCGCGCGAGAACTGGATGGTCCTCAGGTCGACGCTCTTGCGGCCGCCGACGATGCCGCGCCACGGTCCGGCGGACGGATTGCGGCAGTCGGCGCGCGACCCATAGGTGCTCGGCACATAGTCTTCGTCATAGGTGGGGGCAAAGAGCAGGTCGCCGATGAAGCCGGCCTGTGCGGGCACAGCCTGGGACAGCGCGAGCGTCGCGGCCAGCGTCAGCGCGGCGGCGCGGCCGGCCATGGATCCGGTCTTGCGGAACGAGGCACTTGAAGCGGACATGAGGCTCCTCGACGGGTTGTTCTGTTGGTTTTCGGGCAGTTGGCGCGTGGCCTGGACAGGTCCCGGATTGCCCGCCATCTGGCGGAAGGACTGGGGCGGAATCATGGTAGCTCGGCCACGAACGCGAGCCTGTGAAGGCCGTTCTAGCCACTTTTCGTTTAAGGCGGGTTACGCGCCAGCGCCCAAACCAAGCCCCTGATCGGCATGGCCATCGAGCCCAGCGAGGAAGCCAGCGATCATTGCGACGGTCTGTGCTTCGGCCTCGCGGTGGGGATTGTGACCGATGCCGGGCAGCAGCACGGCGCGCCCGCGTCCCTCGGCGATGCGGCCGGGATGGGCGGGCGAGCCGAACTCATCCGCATCCCCGTGGATGGCGAGCAGCGGGCAGGCGACCTTGTCCAGCGCCTTGTCCTGCGTCCAGCCGGCGAAATCCGGCGACAGCCAGGTTTCGGTCCAGGCGTCCACCACCCAGCGCGCCTTGTCGTCGTGGTAGCGAGCAAGCCGCGCCAGTTCTTCCGGCTGTTGAAACGTAGCGCGCGCGACGCGGATGCCGTCCAGCGTGCGATCCTCAATGAAGGCCTGCGCGCCCATCGTGATGACGGCAAGGCAGGTCTCGCGATATCGGCCGGCGGTCTCCACAGCCATTCCGCCGCCGACGCTGTGACCGCAGGCGATGAACTGCGTAAAGCCGAAAGCCTCGCGCAGGAGCGGGAGGGTGTCGCGTCCCTCCGCCTCGATGAAGTCCGCGGGCAGCGCTCCGGGGAAGGCGTCCGAGCGTCCGAAGCCGAGCCGGTCATAGGCGATCACCGGACGACCTGTCGCCACGGCAAGCGCTCGCGGAAAGCTGCGCCACAGATCGACGGCGCCGAGGGAGTCGTGAAACAGCACGATCGGCGGCGGCGCATCGTGGAGAGAGGCCTTTTCCCACCACATCCGGGCGAAGATCGCGCCGCGGCCGGTCTCGATCCGCAGGTCGTGGGCAAGAGTTGGATCTGTCATGGCAGGCATCGCAGTGGGGGAGGGGGAACGGAGCGTGCCCCGCACATAGCCGAGGTGTGTGAACCTGTCCACGCCTTGCCTCTGGGTTCCTGCTCCAGGACCGCCAACCTGTCGCAGGCCGGCACCTTGCCGGATGTAGATGCGATCCATTATATTCGGATAATAGAAATTAAAAGGGTTTGACTGTCGGGGGCGTGGACGCCTTCCGGTCCGAGCATGAGAAAAGGGGTCGCTTATGTCGATGATCACCACCAATGTCGGCAGTGCCGACCGGATCGCCCGCATCGTCGTCGGCGTGGCGCTGATTGCCTTCGCCCTGTTCGGTCCGGCGGAGATCACCTGGAAGTGGATCGGCTGGATCGGCGTCGTGCCGCTGCTGACCGCATTTCTGAAATGGTGCCCGGCCTATACGCTGTTCGGCGTCAACACCTGCGGCCGCTAGGGCTGTCGGGCCTCAAGGTCTGCCCGCAGCCGCACCACCCAGTCCCGGCTCTTCGCATCGGCCAGCCGGGCGACGTCCGGCACGGCAGTGTTTGCCGGAGACGGGTCGAGGCCGAGGGCATCGAGCACAAGACGCAGCGTTGCCGGCGGGTCGGCCGAAAGGGCCTCATAGGTAAGTCGCAGCGGCGCGATGCCCTGGTCCGCGAACCAGTTTTCCCAGTCGCGATCCGCCGTTGCCATTGTGTCGTGAGTGCTGCGCAGCAGCTCCGTGTCGTAGACCGGTTCGCGCGGCGGCGACAGGCGTTCCAGCTCCGTACCGTCCGAGGCCCTGTGCCACAGGCCGCTCTGCTGCGCCTTCACGTAGGACACCGCCTGCGCCGCCTTGTCCAGACGGGTCAGGTGAATGAACAGCGTACGGCCGAAGGCCGCTTCGAGGCGCGCATGGTCGCTCGGGCGGCTAGGGTGCAGGATCGCGAGCTTGTCGCGGAAGAAGGTGAAGCTGTGCCGCTGCAGACGGACCCCGAAGACGTCGGTCCCGCCGCGCCCCTCGTCGAGGGCGGCGGCGAATATCTCGGCGAGAACCTCGTGTTCGTCGCGGTCGGTATCGGCGGAAAGCTCGAAGCGCTCCAGCCAGTCGTCCAGCGATGGCTCATGGAAGAGCGAACTCGGCCGACCGGCGATGCCTGTCGCGGCCAGAAGCCGGCACAGCAGCGTGCTGCCGCTGCGCGGCGAGGTACAGATCACGTAGGACTGGAAAGGCGTCATCTGGCGAAAGGCAGGTCGAATGCGGGAGAAGGACTTTTGCCGCCTTTCGTGACCGCAGTGTGACGTGCCGTGCTCGCACCCCCGTCTATCTGCGGAAAGTGAGATCGACGGTGCCGACGGTGATGCCGTATTTGCGCACATCGGCGGTGTTGCGCACGGTGCGCGCGTCGACCCGTGTAAGCGTGTCGCAGAAGCGCACGGCCACCGGTCCATCCGCGGTGGTCAGTTCCGCGGCATAGTCGAAGCGGATGCTTGCTCCGCCGGCGGTGATCGTCACCGGGTTCAGCACGTCGGACCGCGTGCCGATATAGCGGTTTTCCGCCACCTTCTGGAAGAACCAGACCTTGGTATCGCGCTCGCCATCGGCGAAGCGGAAGTCTTCGCGCAGGCGCAAGGTAAAGGTCTTCGGGTTCCAACTGCCGTGGGTCACCACGGTGAAGGGGCGGCGGATACCGGCGATCCGGCTCTCGAACACGCCTTCTCCGACCGTGCGGCCTCGGAAATACTCTTCAAGAACCAGCGGTTTGTCGGCTGCGCGCGCAGAACCGGCAGCCAGCATCGGCAGCAGAAGCACTAAGGCAAGAACCGCCGCGACGGCGGAAATGTTGGCGCGAGCCGCCTCGCGGCAGAAGATCAGCGCGGGCATGGAAACCTCCGTAGTCGGCTGCAGGGCGGCAACCTGCCGCCCTTGATGCCGTTTACGGTGTCATGCCCGCGCCGGATCGCTGTTTAGCCTGTCGCGCCCGCCACCTTCAGCGCGAAGGCATAGACGAGGGCCACTTCCTTGAGCCGGTCGAACCGGCCCGAGGCGCCGCCGTGACCGGCTTCCATGTTGGTTTTGAGGAAGAGCGCTGCCTCGTTGCTGCGCCGCTCACGCAGACGCGCAACCCACTTGGCCGGCTCCCAATAGGTGACGCGCGGGTCGGTCAGTCCGCCGACCGCCAGGATCGGCGGATAGGCCTGCGCCGCGACATTGTCGTAAGGCGAGTAGGCGGCAATCGTCCGGTAATCGTCCGGCGAGGCGATCGGATTGCCCCATTCCGGCCATTCGGGCGGCGTCAGCGGCAGCGTGTCGTCGAGCATGGTGTTGAGCACGTCGACGAAGGGCACCTCGGCGATGATGCCGCCGAAGGCCTCTGGCGCCATGTTGACCACCGCGCCCATCAGCATGCCGCCGGCCGAACCGCCCTGCGCGACGATCCGGTCGGGCGAGGTGAACCCCTCGTCGGCCAGATGGCGGGCGGCGGCGATGAAGTCGGTGAATGTGTTCATCTTGGCCTGCCGGCGGCCATCCCGGTACCAGCGGAAGCCCTTGTCCTTGCCGCCGCGGACATGCGCGATGGCATAGACGAAGCCGCGATCGACGAGCGACAGGCAGTTGGTGTTGAAGCTCGCCGGGATGGTGATGCCGTAGGAGCCGTAGCCGTAGAGCAGGCAGGGCGCGCTGCCGTCCAGCGGCGTGTCCTTGCGGTAGAGCAGCGACACCGGCACCGTCTCGCCGTCGCCGGCCGGCACCTGCAGGCGCCGCGTCACATAGGCATCCGGGTCATGGCCGGACGGCACTTCCTGCGTCTTGCGCAGCGTGCGCTCGCGCGTCTCCATGTCGTAGTCGAACACCTGCGCCGGCGTCGTCATCGACGAGTAGGAAAAGCGGATGCGGTTGGTATTGAACTCGTAGCCGTCGGTGAGGCCGAGCGAATAGGCCTCCTCGTCGAAGGCGATGGCATGCTCCAAACCGTCGGCGACGCGGCGCACGACGATGCGCGGCAGCCCGTCTTCCCGCTCCAGCCGCACCATGTGCTTGGCATAGCAGGTGAAGGAGAGGATCAGCCGGCCCTCGCGATGCGGCACCACATCCTGCCAGGCTTCCGGGCCGGCGCCCGCGCGCAAGGCGGCGAGCGGCAGGCTCATGATGCGGAAGTCTTCGGCGCCGCCATGATTGGTCAGCAGCAGCAGCGTGTCGCCGCCGTCGTCTTCCACCGAATACTCGGTGCCGGTTGCGCGCGGGGCGACCGTGAGGGGGGCTTCCAGCGGGGCATCGGCCGGGATCAGGCGGACCTCGGACGTCTCGTGGTCGTGAATGTCGATGGTCAGGAAGCGGCCTGACTGGGTCTTGCCGATGCCCATGAAGAAGCCCGGATCGGCCTCCTCGTAGACCAGCACGTCACCAGCCGGATCCGTCCCGACCTCATGGCGGAACAGCCTGGAGGGCCGGTGATTGTCGTCGAGGCGCACATAGAAGAGATAGCGGCCGCAGGCGGACCAGACGCCGCCGCCGCCCGTGTCCTCGATCCGCTGGTCGAGATCGCGCCCGCTGGCGAGATCCCGCACGAGCAGGGTGTAGAACTCCGAGCCCTTGTCGTCGAAGGCCCAGGCAAGGCGCGAATGATCGGGCGAGTGCGACGCGCCGCCGAGGCGGAAATAGGCCTTGCCGCTCGCTTCCTTGTCGCCGTCGATCAGGATTTCCTCGGCCTCGCCGCCGCGCTCGGCTGTCTCGCGCGCCATCCGGACGAGGCGCGGATGCTGTCCGCCGGCCACATAGGCAAAGCCGTAGGCATAGGGCCCGTCGGCCATCGGCACGCTGCTGTCGTCTTCCTTGATCCGCCCCTTCATCTCGGAGAACAGCGTCTCCTGCAGGCCCTTCGTGTCGGCCATGCCGGCTTCCAGGTGGGCGTTCTCCGCTTCCAGATAGGCGCGGATGGCG comes from Stappia sp. 28M-7 and encodes:
- a CDS encoding Stf0 family sulfotransferase, with protein sequence MTPFQSYVICTSPRSGSTLLCRLLAATGIAGRPSSLFHEPSLDDWLERFELSADTDRDEHEVLAEIFAAALDEGRGGTDVFGVRLQRHSFTFFRDKLAILHPSRPSDHARLEAAFGRTLFIHLTRLDKAAQAVSYVKAQQSGLWHRASDGTELERLSPPREPVYDTELLRSTHDTMATADRDWENWFADQGIAPLRLTYEALSADPPATLRLVLDALGLDPSPANTAVPDVARLADAKSRDWVVRLRADLEARQP
- a CDS encoding YbfB/YjiJ family MFS transporter; this encodes MIAKPRTTAPSPVLLAFGGFCALAAAMGIGRFALTPVLPFMSEAIPLSASQAGLIASANYLGYLIGALAVMAVSKDKIGTGFLLSLAGSAATSALMAVDGGLVWLALVRFFGGIASAGVLVFSSTLVLDRLAAAGRGELAQFFFSGVGIGIALSAATVGWLAREGAGWQGLWAACGLVSAVLSMGAILFVVARAPRMTASPAASAAPARARISPALVRLAIAYALFGIGYVVTATFLTSILRQSETLAPFEAPAWAAVGLAAAGSVWVWGRVSAWLGGAWAFSLACLAEAIGVAASVTFSGLAGMALAAVLLGGTFMGITSLGLIEGRRLAGGDPRKVMALMTACFGTGQMVGPTLAGLIADATGSFYWPSMAAAALLVLAALLVGPLSGPRPARVQAK
- a CDS encoding DUF3833 family protein, whose translation is MPALIFCREAARANISAVAAVLALVLLLPMLAAGSARAADKPLVLEEYFRGRTVGEGVFESRIAGIRRPFTVVTHGSWNPKTFTLRLREDFRFADGERDTKVWFFQKVAENRYIGTRSDVLNPVTITAGGASIRFDYAAELTTADGPVAVRFCDTLTRVDARTVRNTADVRKYGITVGTVDLTFRR
- a CDS encoding DUF2892 domain-containing protein; its protein translation is MSMITTNVGSADRIARIVVGVALIAFALFGPAEITWKWIGWIGVVPLLTAFLKWCPAYTLFGVNTCGR
- a CDS encoding S9 family peptidase; protein product: MLKTPNSPLSDAAAAPAPRAEQRPLTLTTHGIVREDPYHWLRAENWQEVMRAPDTLDPAIRAYLEAENAHLEAGMADTKGLQETLFSEMKGRIKEDDSSVPMADGPYAYGFAYVAGGQHPRLVRMARETAERGGEAEEILIDGDKEASGKAYFRLGGASHSPDHSRLAWAFDDKGSEFYTLLVRDLASGRDLDQRIEDTGGGGVWSACGRYLFYVRLDDNHRPSRLFRHEVGTDPAGDVLVYEEADPGFFMGIGKTQSGRFLTIDIHDHETSEVRLIPADAPLEAPLTVAPRATGTEYSVEDDGGDTLLLLTNHGGAEDFRIMSLPLAALRAGAGPEAWQDVVPHREGRLILSFTCYAKHMVRLEREDGLPRIVVRRVADGLEHAIAFDEEAYSLGLTDGYEFNTNRIRFSYSSMTTPAQVFDYDMETRERTLRKTQEVPSGHDPDAYVTRRLQVPAGDGETVPVSLLYRKDTPLDGSAPCLLYGYGSYGITIPASFNTNCLSLVDRGFVYAIAHVRGGKDKGFRWYRDGRRQAKMNTFTDFIAAARHLADEGFTSPDRIVAQGGSAGGMLMGAVVNMAPEAFGGIIAEVPFVDVLNTMLDDTLPLTPPEWPEWGNPIASPDDYRTIAAYSPYDNVAAQAYPPILAVGGLTDPRVTYWEPAKWVARLRERRSNEAALFLKTNMEAGHGGASGRFDRLKEVALVYAFALKVAGATG
- a CDS encoding alpha/beta fold hydrolase translates to MTDPTLAHDLRIETGRGAIFARMWWEKASLHDAPPPIVLFHDSLGAVDLWRSFPRALAVATGRPVIAYDRLGFGRSDAFPGALPADFIEAEGRDTLPLLREAFGFTQFIACGHSVGGGMAVETAGRYRETCLAVITMGAQAFIEDRTLDGIRVARATFQQPEELARLARYHDDKARWVVDAWTETWLSPDFAGWTQDKALDKVACPLLAIHGDADEFGSPAHPGRIAEGRGRAVLLPGIGHNPHREAEAQTVAMIAGFLAGLDGHADQGLGLGAGA
- a CDS encoding branched-chain amino acid aminotransferase, producing MSEWSQTWNWIDGNWIEGNAPIMGTRTHASWLGSSVFDGARAFEGVTPDLDLHCQRLNDSAVALGLNPVMKAGEMMELTQDGLSRFAPNTPVYVKPMYWAEGDGIGTIAGDAASTRFALCLFEAALAPKDAAISLTLSPFRRPTLETMPVNAKAGCLYPNNARAIVEAKSRGFDNAIVLDMLGNVAELTTANVFMVKDGAVHTPAWNGTFLNGITRQRIIKLLRDAGTEVYERTLGYGDFLDADEIFSTGNYNKVVPVKRIEDRELQPGPVAQRARDLYWEFAHG
- a CDS encoding superoxide dismutase, which encodes MAFELPDLPYAYDALGPYMSAETLEYHHDKHHMAYVTNGNNLLKDSGLEGKSLEDVVKESFGKNAGLFNNAGQHYNHIHFWKWMKPNGGGNKLPGGLASRIDSDLGGFDKFRADFIAAGTTQFGSGWAWLVLKDGKLAVTKTPNGENPLVHGAVPLLGVDVWEHSYYIDYRNARPKYLEAFVDNLVNWDYVDELFQAAS
- a CDS encoding haloacid dehalogenase type II, with protein sequence MSHSATRPVSAYVFDAYGTLFDVHAAVRRHAGDLGPEAVSLSTLWRQKQLEYSWTRALMGRYLDFWSLTEQALDTAMAMTGKSDADLRQRLLDAYWKLDCYQEVPTVLKRLKDDGNRLAILSNGSPAMLEAAVRAAGIEDLLDEVFSTDLLKTYKTRQDVYELVTNHFRIYPEAVSFQSSNRWDIAGATAFGFRGVWINRTGAADEYSDLPPVAVLADLQGLLALA